The genomic segment ACAGCGGATGCGTCCAGACCGGCCGCCGCTTTCCCTGCCTGGTCAAGGTGCCGGTTGGCGTCCACGGGTGCGGCGCGCCGGCCTAGGAAGCCGTCGCGGAGGCGGGTCGCGCCGGGTTGCCCGGCTGCCGGGCGCCTGCCGCGATGTGCTGCCGCCAGACGGTGTCGATGTCGCCGTATTCGACGACGCGGCCCTTGTCGAGCAGCATCCCGCGATCGCACCAGGTCTTCACCGTGCGCTCGCTGTGGCTGGCGATGACCACCGCCGACGCCCGGCCCATGAAATGCCGCAGCCGCTCGCGCGCCCGCTCGCGGAAGTCCTCGTCGCCGGCGCCCACCACCTCGTCCATCAGCACGATGTCGCGCTGCACCGCCGTGGTCAGCGCGAAGCGCAGCCGCACCTTCATGCCGGTGGAATAGGTGCGGATCGGCAGGTGTAGGTAGTCGCCGAGGCCGGAGAACGCCGCGATATCCTCGGTCAGGGCGCCGAAGCGCTCGCGCGGCACGCCCATGATGATCGCCCGCTGCGCGATGCCCTCATAGCCGGTCGCGTCCGGGGTCAGGCCTTCGTTGAGGTTCAGCAGCACGCCGATGCTGCCGCGCACCGCGATCTCGCCCGCGATCGGCGTCAGGATGCCGGCGAGCGCGCGCAGCAGCGTCGACTTGCCGGCCCCGTTGTGGCCCAGCAGCGCGACGCGCTCGCCGGGGCGGACCTCGAAGCTGACGTCGTCGATCGCGCGCACGGCCACCCGCGCCCGGCGATAGCGCACGAACCCGCCGCCGATCGCCTCCTCTCCCTCGCGTCGCGCGCCGAGGCTGCGCGAGACCGGGTGCAGGGCCAGCACGTGGCGCAGCGAGCGCTGTTGGCCGTCGTACAGCGGGAACTCGATGCGCAGGTTGCGGCAGCGGATCGCGAACATCGCTACAGCCAATAGGCGATGCGGTGGCGCAAGGCCACGAAGGTGCCGGCCGCGGCCGTCCAGCCGAAGGCGGCCAGACCGGCCGTGACGCCCCAGTCCAGGCCCGACGGCCACTCGCCCAGCAGCGGCTTGCGCACCACCGCGATCACATAGGTCAGCGGATTGAGGTCGGCGATCAGCCGCCATTGCGCCAGCTGCTCGGGGTAGTACATCACCGGCGTCAGCCAGAACAGCACGCCGATGCTGACCTGGACGATCAGCGGGATGTCGCGGAAGCGCGTCGACAGCACCGCCAGGATCAGCGGCGCCCACGCCACGGCCACGATGGCGAGCGGCAGGGTGACCAGCGCCAGCAACGCCGCCGGCAGCGGGAACACCGCGAACACCGCGTAGACGCCGACAAGCACGATCAGCTGGTGCAGCACGACGATGGTGCACTTGCTCATCGCCTTCAGGAAATGGGTCAGCAGAGGACTGGTGCTGTTGAGGATCTGCTCGTTCGCCGCGATCAGGCTCATCGCGCCGTCGTTGGCCAGCGCGCTGATCAGGTTCCACAGGATCAGGCCGGCCGCCAGATAGGGAAAGAAGCGTTCGCCCGCGTGGTTGAAGATCGCGCTGACGATCACCCCCATGGTCACAAGCTGGATGGCCAGCGTCAGGGCCAGCCACAGCGGACCGAGCGTGGAGCGGCGATAGCGCTGCTTGATCTCCAGCCAGGCCAGCAGCTGCCAGGTCCGCCATTGGCGCAGGCTCTCCGCCAGGTCGCGCAGCGCGGCGCGGCGGTGGCCGGTCGGGCTCCAGACGACCGGTGTCTCGGCTGCCGGTTCCGGCTGCGCCGGCGCGCTCACGGCGAACGCGCCCAGCCCAGCCGCGCGGCGACGGATTCCGGAATCCGCGCCTCGGCCGCCGCCTGCTGCGCCGGGCTCATCACCCGGCGCCATTCGTCCGTTTCGCCGCGCCGGAAATGCACCGCGTCGCCGAGCGGAATGTGGGGCTTGACGAAGCGGCCGCGCGGAACGGCGTGGAAGTCCAGCATCGCGGCGAAGAAGGCATCCTGGTCGGCGACCATGTCCTCGTAGCGGCCGATGTGGACCTTGAGCGGCCCCCCCCGGTCGGCCACCCGCAGCCAGCCCTCGGTCCATTCGACCAGCAGCGGCAGCCAATGCTCGATCGCCCAGTCGACCCGGTCGGCCAGCGGGCGGTCGAAATAGGCCTCGGGCAGGGGCGGGTAGATGAACAGGTAGGTCTCCGGGTTGTCGCGGAACCCGTCGATGAAGTGGATCCACGACAGCATCGCCTGGCGCGGGTCGCGGACCATGACGGTGACCCGGTCGAAGAACCGGCCGATGTGGGTCAGGTTCAGCGGGCTGGCGTCGAAATGGTCCTGCGAGATGCCGCCGTCGCGGGCCAGCGCCTGGATCTCGAAGAAGCGGATGCTGTCATAGGGGAAATACTGGTTGGCGACGATGCGCGGCTGGATCGCAAGCCCCTTGCCCAGCATGGAGGTGACGAAATAGGTGCCCGACTTCGGCATGCTGGTGAACAGGATCGGGTGGACCCGCACCGCGTCGAAGCGCTGTTGCAGCTGGTCGGCGCGATGGCGCTCGCGGTTGAGCTCGGTCTCCAGCGCGTTGATGCGCAGGCGCAGCGCGCCGGGCGGCAACAGTCCGCGCCGGGCCAGGCGGCGGAACAGCCCCGGCACCGCCCGTTTCACCACATCGCTCACGCCGCGCCGCTCCCCTGCGCCGTCATGCGCCGGTGCCCCGGGCCGGCGAGGTGGCGCGGCCGGCCAGGCGCCGCATGCCGCGGCGCAGCGACAGTGGAGTCATCGGGCGCAGATGCGTCCATGCCTCGCGGGCGAGCAGGCGGCCGGCCAGCCGTGCGGTCAGGTGGCGGCGGTGACCGGGGGAGCCGAGCAGCCAGCCCATGTCGCGCAGCCGCATCTCCGGCACCAGCGCGCTGCGGCGGATCTGCGGATAGACGTCGGGGAACTCGGTGCGCAGGACGTCGATCACGTCCAGCAGCAGCCGGCGCTGGCCGGCCCGGTCGCGCGCGCCGGTCCAGGAATAGCTGCCGGCGGTGACCCGGAAATAGGCCAGTACCGCGGGCACGTAGCAGGCGCCGTGGCGGAAGCCGAGCACCAGGTTGGCGAACCAGTCGGCATGCCAGGCCAGCTCGGGCCGGAAGCCGCCGACCGCATCGAGCGCCTCGCGGCGGTAGACCACCGTGTTCGACGAGATGGTGAACAGGTTGCGCCGCATCAGCCGCGCCAGCGCCGCCGGCGCGAAATAGGCCGGGCCGTCGGCGATGCCGAGCAGGTGGTCGCGCCGCGCGCCGGTCTCGGCGATCAGCTCGCCCGGATCGGAGAAACACAGTGCTGCGGCCGGATGGGCTTCGAGCGCGGCGACCGAACGCGCCAGGAATATCGGCGTCACACGGTCGTCGGCCGCTGCGGCGGTGACGAAAGCGCCCGTTGCCACCTTCAGGCCGCACTGGATCGCGACGTTGGGCCCGCCGTTGCGCGCCAGCCTGACCGCGCGCACGGCCGGATGCCGCGCCGCAAGCCCGGCGATGCGCGCTGCGGTATCGTCGGTCGAGGCGTCGTCGACGAGCACGATCTCGCGCGGCGGCCGCGTCTGCCGCAGGAAGGCGTCGACGGCGCCCTCGACGAACGCGCCGTGGTTATGGACCGGGATGACAACGCTGATCATGGGGCGGTGGGACGACTCCTGGCCGGTGGCGCGATTGCGGCCATTATGCACGAAGGCGGCGACAGCGGTACCGCCGGCGCTGGGGCGTCGCGGCGCGGAGGACCGGAAACGCGCGCGCTGCGGCGCGCTCCGCTGGCCGCCGCCGCGAGGCTGTCATATCGTTCCGGCGGTGCAGGATCGTGCGGCCCGCACGGTTGTGCAGCTCGCAACGCTTTTGGGGGAGATTCGACGGTGAGTTCGAGCAAGTCCAATTCTGCAGTTGGCGCAATCGCATTGGCCGCGCTGGCGCTGTCCGCCTGTGTCGGTTCGGGGCCGGCGCAGACATCGTCCGCAACCGGCACTTCGACCGTAGCCACACTCTCAACGCCCGTGCCCGGCGCACCGGCGGGCGACGCGCTGGCGGCGATGGTGGCGGGCCAGAGCTTCAGCGGCACCGCGGTCAGCGGCGAGCCGTTCTGCACCTACTATGGGACCGACGGCAGCTTCGCCACCGCCATCTCCGGCAGCCTGCAGCGCAGCGGCACCTGGTCGGCCGACGGCCAGGCGATCTGCCTGACCGGCGGCGGCTATTCGAACTGCAGCCAGTTCGATTTCCTGCCGACCGGCGGCGTGACCATCACCGACCTCGAAGGGTCGGGCGCATTCCCGGTATCGGCCAGCGCCACCGCCGGCAACACCTGCGGCGTCTGACCCCGGCCTGCGGTTCCGGTCGCGGCCCCGGGCGGCGGCGTCAGCTGCCGCCGGGGCCGTTCTCGAACCAGGCCCGCGCCAGTTCCGCCCAGCCGCGCGGCATCATGTGGCCGCCGTCGTGCAGGCAGAACTCGATATCGTGGCCGGTGGCGCAGGATTCGTTCCAGACGCGGCACCAGTAGAAGTCGCCCATGGCGATGTCGTCGGGGTTGCTGCGGCACTGGTCGGTGCGGCGCAGCAGCGACAGCGATTCGCCGACGTCGCCCTGGTGCCAGTCGCGGATGCCGCGCCCTTCCAGCGGCACCTGGGTGTCGGCGAAACCATGGATGTGCAGCATCCGCGCCGGTCCGCCGGGGCAGGTGTCGGTCGGCGCCGGCCGCCTGAGCGCGCCGGAGACCGAGACATAGCCGGCGAACATGTCGCCCTCGGTGCAGGCGACCAGCCACGCCATCGAACCGCCGGCCGAGAATCCGGCGACCAGGATGCGGCTGCGGTCGAGCGGCACGCGGGCGGCCACGTCCTCCACCACGTCGAGTGTGAAGGCGACGTCGTCGCGCATGCCGTCCTCGGGCGGCCGCGCCGGCCAGGCGCGCACGTCGCTGTCCGGCCGCAGCGCGCCGTTCGGCGCGATGAGGAGATAGCCGTGGTCGCCGAACGACGCCTTGATGCTGCCGCTGTTGATGACGCTGAGCCCGGACGAGCGGTGGCCGTGGAAGAAGACGATTGCCGGCAGCGGGCTCTCGCCGTCCCAGCCCGGCGGCAAGGCCAGATAGTACTCGCCATCGCCGACGCTGCATGGCGCCGCCTCGTCGCAGGGCGCGGCAAGCGCGGGGGCCGTGCAGAGCAGCAACGCGGTCAGTCCGAGCAGCCAGCGCATGGTCGCGAGCCTCCGTGCCGATGCATCGATCGCGCCGCCGACGCTACGCCACCGCGGCTGCAATGCATTCTCACGACGCGATCACGAATCCGCGATGGCGGCGCCGAGCGGGATGCGCGCAACCGCGCCGAACGGCGCGCCGGCCTGCGGCTGGCGGAACACCGTCACCGCGTCGACGCGCAGCGCGCTTTGCGCGAACGGGGCGACCAGCGGCGCCAGCGCCGCGTCGAGCAGCGCCCGTTCGTCGTCGCCGGTGCGGCCGGCCAGCGTCATGTGGAAGCGGAAGGCGTCGAGGACGTAGGGATAGCCCCAGCGGTCGAGCAGGGCGCGCTCGCGCGGGCCGAGGCCGCCGCCGGCGAGCCGGCGGGCCATCTCCGCCTCGCTCAAGGGCGCGCGCAACGGGTCGAGGCCGGTGACCATCGCGTCGCACAGCGCCTGCATCGCCGGGCAGGGCTCCGCCAGCACCAGCGCCTTCCAGCCGTCGATGGTGGCGAGCATCAGCGGCGGGGCGTCGAACGGCGCGATGT from the Alphaproteobacteria bacterium genome contains:
- a CDS encoding DUF1045 domain-containing protein translates to MSPADAAPRLAVYFAPRPAGALHRFGSGWLGRDAVTGAALPQPPVAGIAPERLAAITASARLYGFHATLKAPFRLAAGCDEQGLIAAATALAADIAPFDAPPLMLATIDGWKALVLAEPCPAMQALCDAMVTGLDPLRAPLSEAEMARRLAGGGLGPRERALLDRWGYPYVLDAFRFHMTLAGRTGDDERALLDAALAPLVAPFAQSALRVDAVTVFRQPQAGAPFGAVARIPLGAAIADS
- a CDS encoding glycosyltransferase, with the protein product MISVVIPVHNHGAFVEGAVDAFLRQTRPPREIVLVDDASTDDTAARIAGLAARHPAVRAVRLARNGGPNVAIQCGLKVATGAFVTAAAADDRVTPIFLARSVAALEAHPAAALCFSDPGELIAETGARRDHLLGIADGPAYFAPAALARLMRRNLFTISSNTVVYRREALDAVGGFRPELAWHADWFANLVLGFRHGACYVPAVLAYFRVTAGSYSWTGARDRAGQRRLLLDVIDVLRTEFPDVYPQIRRSALVPEMRLRDMGWLLGSPGHRRHLTARLAGRLLAREAWTHLRPMTPLSLRRGMRRLAGRATSPARGTGA
- a CDS encoding PHB depolymerase family esterase; this encodes MRWLLGLTALLLCTAPALAAPCDEAAPCSVGDGEYYLALPPGWDGESPLPAIVFFHGHRSSGLSVINSGSIKASFGDHGYLLIAPNGALRPDSDVRAWPARPPEDGMRDDVAFTLDVVEDVAARVPLDRSRILVAGFSAGGSMAWLVACTEGDMFAGYVSVSGALRRPAPTDTCPGGPARMLHIHGFADTQVPLEGRGIRDWHQGDVGESLSLLRRTDQCRSNPDDIAMGDFYWCRVWNESCATGHDIEFCLHDGGHMMPRGWAELARAWFENGPGGS
- a CDS encoding ABC transporter ATP-binding protein, producing the protein MFAIRCRNLRIEFPLYDGQQRSLRHVLALHPVSRSLGARREGEEAIGGGFVRYRRARVAVRAIDDVSFEVRPGERVALLGHNGAGKSTLLRALAGILTPIAGEIAVRGSIGVLLNLNEGLTPDATGYEGIAQRAIIMGVPRERFGALTEDIAAFSGLGDYLHLPIRTYSTGMKVRLRFALTTAVQRDIVLMDEVVGAGDEDFRERARERLRHFMGRASAVVIASHSERTVKTWCDRGMLLDKGRVVEYGDIDTVWRQHIAAGARQPGNPARPASATAS
- a CDS encoding ABC transporter permease, with translation MSAPAQPEPAAETPVVWSPTGHRRAALRDLAESLRQWRTWQLLAWLEIKQRYRRSTLGPLWLALTLAIQLVTMGVIVSAIFNHAGERFFPYLAAGLILWNLISALANDGAMSLIAANEQILNSTSPLLTHFLKAMSKCTIVVLHQLIVLVGVYAVFAVFPLPAALLALVTLPLAIVAVAWAPLILAVLSTRFRDIPLIVQVSIGVLFWLTPVMYYPEQLAQWRLIADLNPLTYVIAVVRKPLLGEWPSGLDWGVTAGLAAFGWTAAAGTFVALRHRIAYWL